TCCGCGCAGATGCTCCGTTCCTCAGGATCCTCCCGCAAGGTCGTGCGCCACCACATCTGTCCGGCTGCCACGATCATCAGGACGCCGAAGAGTAGGAGCGTGATTTCCTCCCGGACAAGCCGATGGCTTATGGATCCCACCCACCCGCCGATCATACCGGTGCCGCTCAACAGTAGCGCCGCCTTCACCTTGACGAGGCCCGACTTGAAAGATTCGATGGCGCCGATACAGGCAGCAGCAGCTACAAGCGCGAGCGAGAGACTCACGGCTTCCTGCACGCTCGTCCCGAGCACATAGACCAGGAGGGGAATTGCGATCAGCGATCCGCCACTCCCCGTGACGCCCAGCGAGAGCCCCACCAGACTTCCCACCGCGACAGCAAGGACCGATGACTCGCCACCCGTCATGCGTTACTTCGTCCAAGACTCACAATGCTCCTACGCTACAGCTTGAGATCTGATGACCGCTTCAAGGCGCTTCAAACTATCCGGCTGACCCAAGACAATCAATTTGTCGCCCTCGGCCAGCAAAACCTTGGGACCTGGATTAAACTCAAGATGGCCCGATGTGCGCTTGACCGCGATGAGGACCAGCCCTCGATCCTCGGCCAGACCACAATCGCAAGTGGTCCGGCCATCGAAACGTGAACCCTGTTCAACGGTCAGCTCTTCCATCTGAAGATCCAGATGTTCACTCTGCGTCGCCAGTTCGAGAAAATCCATGACCGCGGGACGAATCAAGGCTTGCGCCATTTGTATCCCGCCGATGTGATAGGGCGACGAGACGCGATTTGCGCCGGCCCGCATCAGCTTGTGCTCCGACCCTTCATCGCCAGCGCGCGCCACGATGTAGAGATCCTTGTTCAATCCCCTGGCCGTC
The sequence above is a segment of the Nitrospirota bacterium genome. Coding sequences within it:
- a CDS encoding sulfite exporter TauE/SafE family protein, which produces MTGGESSVLAVAVGSLVGLSLGVTGSGGSLIAIPLLVYVLGTSVQEAVSLSLALVAAAACIGAIESFKSGLVKVKAALLLSGTGMIGGWVGSISHRLVREEITLLLFGVLMIVAAGQMWWRTTLREDPEERSICA